One part of the Musa acuminata AAA Group cultivar baxijiao chromosome BXJ1-5, Cavendish_Baxijiao_AAA, whole genome shotgun sequence genome encodes these proteins:
- the LOC135674097 gene encoding E3 ubiquitin-protein ligase SPL2-like, with protein sequence MSFRDHEMAAAVGRLVLAYDGAIAGLALAAFAAVSWVKYLAASAALVRIRRATSVPISGLRSLLSSDDSSDEDGVLVVVRGLVQPSSTVEALGVWPLSKFRDVLTPRGSGERAVAVLSTQTCLYNEWRGMFGWSSDLNALLMRSWKERRSSSLELVPFILADGAKSSNSGYIHVNLDGSAHPLPLTTVYHELHPVQLTPCTFFQAIFGSGYPVALLHEEKILPVGKEITAIGICRPRDGALEIKSCKNLPFFLSDMTKDELEAELNSNTRILLWSGILIGTLSFGILGYALVRNWRKWKEWRTRRREIQDLHDESLIESSMEAEDAPEGELCVICLSTRRRSAFIPCGHLVCCSRCALHVERDSSPKCPVCRQDVRSSIRIYDS encoded by the exons ATGTCGTTCCGCGACCACGAGATGGCGGCAGCCGTCGGGCGCCTCGTGTTGGCCTAcgacggtgccatcgccggcctcgCGCTCGCCGCCTTCGCCGCGGTCTCCTGGGTCAAGTACCTCGCCGCCTCTGCTGCCCTCGTCCGCATCCGCCGCGCCACCTCTGTCCCCATCTCGGGCCTCCGCTCCCTCCTCTCATCCGATGATTCCTCCGACGAGGATGGGGTCCTTGTCGTCGTCCGAGGCCTGGTCCAGCCCAGCTCTACCGTCGAGGCTCTCGGCGTTTGGCCGCTCTCCAAGTTCCGCGACGTCCTTACCCCCCGGGGCTCCGGCGAGAGGGCCGTCGCCGTCCTCAGCACCCAAACT TGTCTGTACAATGAATGGAGGGGAATGTTCGGGTGGAGTTCTGATCTTAATGCACTACTTATGAGATCTTGGAAGGAGAGAAGGTCAAGTTCATTGGAGTTG GTACCATTTATTCTTGCTGATGGTGCCAAATCGTCTAATTCTGGTTATATTCATGTTAATTTGGATGGGTCAGCCCATCCACTACCTCTTACTACAGTTTATCATGAGCTGCACCCTGTTCAACTTACTCCATGCACATTTTTCCAGGCCATCTTTGGTAGTGGATATCCT GTGGCATTGTTGCACGAAGAAAAGATCCTTCCTGTTGGAAAGGAGATCACTGCAATTGGCATTTGTAGACCAAGAGATGGAGCTTTAGAGATAAAATCGTGCAAGAATCTTCCTTTTTTCTT GTCTGACATGACGAAGGATGAACTTGAGGCTGAGCTTAATTCCAACACCAGGATCCTGTTATGGAGTGGCATTTTAATTGGAACACTGTCCTTTGGTATATTAGGCTACGCCTTGGTCAG GAACTGGCGGAAATGGAAGGAGTGGAGAACGAGAAGAAGAGAGATCCAGGACTTACATGATGAGTCTCTGATTGAGAGTAGTATGGAAGCTGAGGATGCACCCGAGGGAGAACTTTGTGTCATCTGCTTATCAACACGAAGGAGATCTGCATTTATTCCTTGTGGGCATCTTGTTTGCTGTTCTCGCTGTGCACTGCATGTGGAGCGTGACTCCTCACCAAAGTGCCCTGTGTGTCGGCAAGATGTTCGATCCTCAATTCGAATATATGATTCTTGA
- the LOC108951974 gene encoding vanillin synthase-like, whose product MAAHPHRLATPAPLLLLLASIVTATSSFDKTNPIRFVVNRVEYYDAAIIGTLGRARHALDFARFAHRYGKRYSSAVEIGHRFGIFLENLSSFAPPTAKACPKYSE is encoded by the exons ATGGCGGCCCATCCCCACCGCCTCGCCACTCccgcccccctcctcctcctcctcgcctcgATCGTCACTGCTACCTCCTCCTTCGACAAGACGAATCCGATCCGATTCGTTGTCAATCGGGTTGAATATTATGACGCCGCCATCATCGGCACACTCGGCCGAGCCCGACATGCCCTCGACTTCGCCCGCTTCGCCCACAG GTACGGAAAGAGGTATAGTTCTGCGGTGGAGATAGGGCACCGCTTCGGGATCTTCCTCGAGAACTTGAGCTCATTCGCTCCACCAACCGCAAAAGCCTGCCCTAAATACTCGGAATAA